One stretch of Candidatus Eisenbacteria bacterium DNA includes these proteins:
- a CDS encoding DUF86 domain-containing protein: MRDDRERLRDILEAVERIDRYARDGRERFETDELVQTWIVHNLQIIGESCRTISVPFREAHSEIPWSRIIGMRNILVHDYFGIDTDVVWEAVERELPQLRERTRAILEQ, from the coding sequence GTGAGAGATGACAGGGAGCGACTTCGCGACATCCTCGAAGCCGTGGAGCGGATCGACCGCTATGCGCGGGATGGTCGAGAACGTTTTGAAACGGACGAGCTGGTTCAAACGTGGATCGTGCATAACCTACAGATCATTGGCGAGTCGTGCCGCACCATCTCTGTTCCGTTTCGAGAGGCGCACTCCGAGATTCCTTGGTCCCGGATCATCGGGATGCGGAACATCCTTGTGCATGACTACTTCGGGATCGACACGGACGTCGTTTGGGAGGCGGTGGAGAGAGAACTCCCGCAACTTCGGGAGCGCACCAGGGCGATACTGGAGCAGTAA
- a CDS encoding nucleotidyltransferase family protein: MPVEALVRSKRREILELAARHGAIRIRVFGSAARGEASPDSDVDFLVDLEPGRSILDLGGLLMDLQDLLGCPVDVITEKGLRARIRDRVLREAVLL, translated from the coding sequence ATGCCGGTGGAGGCACTTGTTCGCAGCAAACGCCGCGAGATTCTCGAGCTTGCTGCACGCCACGGGGCTATCCGCATCCGGGTTTTCGGGTCCGCTGCCCGGGGTGAAGCCTCGCCGGATAGCGATGTTGACTTCCTCGTGGACCTGGAACCCGGGCGGTCGATTCTCGATCTTGGGGGTCTGCTCATGGATCTTCAGGACCTCCTTGGCTGCCCCGTCGACGTGATCACGGAGAAGGGACTGAGGGCGCGGATCCGTGACCGCGTGCTTCGCGAGGCAGTCCTCTTGTGA